The following proteins are encoded in a genomic region of Triticum dicoccoides isolate Atlit2015 ecotype Zavitan chromosome 1B, WEW_v2.0, whole genome shotgun sequence:
- the LOC119299754 gene encoding beta-galactosidase 1-like: MERVSLLPLVLLLAAAAAAGVNGTEVAYNDRALVIDGERRIVISGSIHYPRSTPEMWPDLIRKAKEGGLDAIETYVFWNGHEPRRREYNFEGSYDIVRFFKEIQDAGMYAILRIGPYICGEWNYGGLPAWLREISGMQFRMHNHPFEREMETFTTLIVDKLKEAKMFAGQGGPIILSQIENEYGNIMGKLNNNESASEYIHWCAAMANKQNVGVPWIMCQQDDDVPPNVINTCNGFYCHDWFPKRTDIPKIWTENWTGWFKAWDKPDFHRSAEDIAFSVAMFFQKRGSLQNYYMYHGGTNFGRTSGGPYITTSYDYDAPLDEYGNIRQPKYGHLKDLHNVLKSMEKILLHGDYKDTNISSSNVTVTKYTLDNSSACFISNMFDDKEVNVTLDGGATHVVPAWSVSILPDCKTVAYNSAKIKTQTSVMVKRPEVETVREGLAWSWMPENLQPFMTDEKGNFRKNELLEQIATSGDQSDYLWYRTSFEHKGEATYKLHVNTTGHELYAFVNGKLVGKQHSPNGGFVFQMETPVKLHSGKNYISLLSGTMGLKNYGALFEMMPAGIVGGPVKLVDTVTNTTAYDLSNSSWSYKAGLAGEYRETHLDKADDRSQWSGGLNGTIPVHRPFTWYKATFEAPAGKEPVVADLLGLGKGVVWVNGNNLGRYWPSYVAADMGGCKQCDYRGTFKAEGDGLKCLTGCNEPSQRFYHVPRSFLKAGEPNTMVLFEEAGGDPTRVNFHTVAVGAACAEAAEVGDQVALACSHGRTISSVDVASLGVARGKCGAYEGGCESKAALAAFTAACVGKESCAVRHTEDFRAGSGCDSGVLTVQATC; encoded by the exons ATGGAGCGTGTGTCGTTGCTCCCGCTTGTGCTGCTGCttgccgcggccgccgccgccggcgtgaACGGCACGGAGGTCGCGTACAATGACCGGGCGCTGGTCATCGACGGCGAGCGCCGCATCGTCATCTCCGGCTCCATCCACTACCCCAGGAGCACGCCGGAG ATGTGGCCGGATCTGATCAGGAAGGCCAAGGAGGGCGGGCTCGACGCGATCGAGACCTACGTCTTCTGGAACGGCCACGAGCCGCGGCGCCGGGAGTACAACTTCGAGGGGAGCTACGATATCGTGCGCTTCTTCAAGGAGATCCAGGACGCCGGCATGTACGCCATCCTCCGCATAGGCCCCTACATCTGCGGCGAGTGGAACTACGGCGGCCTGCCGGCATGGCTGCGCGAGATCTCCGGCATGCAGTTCAGGATGCACAACCACCCCTTCGAG AGAGAAATGGAGACCTTCACGACCCTCATCGTCGACAAGCTCAAGGAGGCCAAGATGTTCGCCGGCCAGGGAGGCCCCATCATCCTCTCCCAG ATCGAGAACGAGTACGGCAACATCATGGGCAAGCTCAACAACAACGAGTCGGCGTCCGAGTACATCCACTGGTGCGCCGCCATGGCCAACAAGCAGAACGTCGGCGTGCCGTGGATCATGTGCCAGCAGGACGACGACGTCCCGCCCAACGTG ATCAACACCTGCAACGGGTTCTACTGCCACGACTGGTTCCCCAAGAGGACCGACATCCCCAAGATCTGGACTGAGAACTGGACTGGCTG GTTCAAAGCCTGGGACAAGCCTGATTTCCACAGGTCCGCCGAGGACATCGCCTTCTCCGTGGCCATGTTCTTCCAGAAGCGTGGATCCCTCCAGAACTACTACATG TACCACGGTGGCACCAACTTTGGCCGCACCTCAGGTGGCCCCTACATCACAACCAGTTACGACTACGATGCCCCTCTCGACGAGTATG GTAACATCAGGCAGCCAAAATATGGGCACCTCAAGGACCTCCACAATGTCCTGAAATCCATGGAGAAGATCTTGCTCCATGGCGACTACAAGGACACCAACATCAGCAGCAGCAATGTCACG GTGACCAAGTACACGTTGGACAACTCCTCCGCCTGCTTCATCAGCAACATGTTCGACGACAAGGAGGTCAACGTGACCCTCGACGGCGGAGCCACCCACGTCGTGCCCGCGTGGTCCGTGAGCATCCTGCCGGACTGCAAGACCGTCGCGTACAACAGCGCCAAGATCAAGACGCAGACGTCGGTGATGGTGAAGAGGCCGGAGGTGGAAACGGTGAGGGAGGGCCTGGCCTGGTCGTGGATGCCCGAGAACCTCCAGCCTTTCATGACTGACGAGAAGGGCAACTTCAGGAAGAACGAGCTGCTCGAGCAGATCGCCACGTCCGGCGACCAGAGCGACTACCTATGGTACAGGACAAG CTTTGAGCATAAGGGGGAAGCGACCTACAAGTTGCACGTCAACACCACAGGGCATGAGCTTTACGCTTTCGTCAACGGCAAGCTTGTTG GGAAGCAGCACTCTCCTAATGGTGGATTCGTCTTCCAGATGGAGACGCCCGTGAAGCTCCACTCGGGGAAGAACTACATCTCTCTCCTCAGCGGCACCATGGGCCTCAAGAACTACGGCGCGCTGTTTGAGATGATGCCCGCCGGTATCGTGGGAGGCCCGGTGAAGCTCGTCGACACTGTCACCAACACCACGGCCTACGACCTCTCCAACAGCTCCTGGTCCTACAAGGCCGGCCTCGCCGGCGAGTACAGGGAGACCCACCTCGACAAGGCCGACGACCGCAGCCAATGGAGCGGAGGCCTCAACGGCACCATCCCGGTGCACCGCCCATTCACCTGGTACAAGGCCACGTTCGAGGCCCCCGCCGGCAAGGAGCCCGTCGTGGCGGACCTGCTCGGGCTCGGCAAGGGCGTGGTGTGGGTCAACGGCAACAACCTGGGCCGCTACTGGCCGTCCTACGTCGCCGCGGACATGGGCGGCTGCAAGCAATGCGACTACCGCGGCACCTTCAAGGCGGAGGGCGACGGGCTCAAGTGCCTCACCGGCTGCAACGAGCCGTCCCAGCGCTTCTACCACGTGCCGCGGTCGTTCCTCAAGGCCGGCGAGCCCAACACGATGGTGCTGTTTGAggaggccggcggcgacccgacgaGGGTGAACTTCCACACGGTGGCCGTAGGCGCAGCGTGCGCGGAGGCCGCTGAGGTGGGTGACCAGGTGGCGCTGGCGTGCAGCCACGGCAGGACCATCTCCAGCGTGGACGTGGCCAGCCTCGGCGTGGCTCGCGGCAAGTGCGGCGCCTATGAGGGTGGCTGCGAGTCCAAGGCGGCGCTGGCGGCATTCACGGCGGCGTGCGTCGGCAAGGAGTCGTGCGCGGTGCGGCACACGGAGGACTTCCGCGCTGGGTCCGGGTGTGACTCGGGCGTGCTCACCGTGCAGGCCACCTGCTGA